One window of the Syngnathoides biaculeatus isolate LvHL_M chromosome 11, ASM1980259v1, whole genome shotgun sequence genome contains the following:
- the fhl1a gene encoding four and a half LIM domains protein 1a isoform X2, protein MAFYKHSVPKSYSTSTMTDRFDCFYCRDNLHGKKYVKKDDKHVCTKCFDKVCANTCAECRRPIGADAKELHHKNRYWHEDCFRCAKCYKPLASEPFCARDDGKIMCGKCSSREDGNRCQGCYKVVMPGDKNVEYKKKLWHEDCFKCFECNQPIRTQSFVAKGDDIFCTTCHEKKSAKNCFHCKEPITSGGITYQEQPWHKECFVCKTCRKPLSNTRFTAHENDYYCTACYRSDVAKKCHSCKNPITGFGRGTNVVNYEGFSWHENCFTCKKCCHSLANKRFVMTGENAYCLLCAKV, encoded by the exons ATGGCTTTCTACAAGCACTCAG tTCCCAAGAGCTACTCGACCTCCACCATGACGGACCGCTTCGACTGCTTCTACTGCCGCGACAACCTGCACGGCAAGAAGTACGTGAAGAAGGACGACAAGCACGTGTGCACCAAGTGCTTCGACAAAGTCTGCGCCAACACCTGCGCTGAGTGCAGGCGACCCATCGGCGCCGATGCCAAG GAGCTGCACCACAAGAACCGCTACTGGCACGAGGACTGCTTCCGCTGCGCCAAGTGCTACAAGCCGCTGGCCAGCGAGCCCTTCTGCGCCCGCGACGACGGCAAGATCATGTGCGGCAAGTGCAGCTCCCGCGAGGACGGCAACCGCTGCCAGGGCTGCTACAAGGTGGTCATGCCAG GCGACAAGAACGTGGAGTACAAGAAGAAGCTGTGGCACGAGGATTGCTTCAAATGCTTCGAGTGTAACCAGCCAATCCGCACGCAGAGCTTCGTGGCCAAAGGTGACGACATCTTCTGCACCACCTGCCATGAAAAGAAGTCTGCCAAGAACTGCTTCCACTGCAAGGAG CCCATCACCTCCGGTGGGATCACCTACCAGGAGCAGCCCTGGCACAAGGAGTGTTTCGTGTGCAAAACCTGCCGCAAGCCCCTGAGCAACACTCGCTTCACCGCCCATGAGAACGACTACTACTGCACCGCTTGCTACCGGAGCGACGTGGCCAAGAAGTGCCACAGCTGCAAGAACCCCATCACAG GGTTCGGCCGCGGCACCAACGTGGTGAACTACGAGGGCTTCTCCTGGCACGAGAACTGCTTCACCTGCAAGAAATGCTGCCATTCCCTGGCCAACAAGCGCTTCGTCATGACCGGGGAAAACGCCTACTGCCTCCTCTGCGCTAAGGTGTGA
- the fhl1a gene encoding four and a half LIM domains protein 1a isoform X1, with protein sequence MAFYKHSVPKSYSTSTMTDRFDCFYCRDNLHGKKYVKKDDKHVCTKCFDKVCANTCAECRRPIGADAKELHHKNRYWHEDCFRCAKCYKPLASEPFCARDDGKIMCGKCSSREDGNRCQGCYKVVMPGDKNVEYKKKLWHEDCFKCFECNQPIRTQSFVAKGDDIFCTTCHEKKSAKNCFHCKEPITSGGITYQEQPWHKECFVCKTCRKPLSNTRFTAHENDYYCTACYRSDVAKKCHSCKNPITAGFGRGTNVVNYEGFSWHENCFTCKKCCHSLANKRFVMTGENAYCLLCAKV encoded by the exons ATGGCTTTCTACAAGCACTCAG tTCCCAAGAGCTACTCGACCTCCACCATGACGGACCGCTTCGACTGCTTCTACTGCCGCGACAACCTGCACGGCAAGAAGTACGTGAAGAAGGACGACAAGCACGTGTGCACCAAGTGCTTCGACAAAGTCTGCGCCAACACCTGCGCTGAGTGCAGGCGACCCATCGGCGCCGATGCCAAG GAGCTGCACCACAAGAACCGCTACTGGCACGAGGACTGCTTCCGCTGCGCCAAGTGCTACAAGCCGCTGGCCAGCGAGCCCTTCTGCGCCCGCGACGACGGCAAGATCATGTGCGGCAAGTGCAGCTCCCGCGAGGACGGCAACCGCTGCCAGGGCTGCTACAAGGTGGTCATGCCAG GCGACAAGAACGTGGAGTACAAGAAGAAGCTGTGGCACGAGGATTGCTTCAAATGCTTCGAGTGTAACCAGCCAATCCGCACGCAGAGCTTCGTGGCCAAAGGTGACGACATCTTCTGCACCACCTGCCATGAAAAGAAGTCTGCCAAGAACTGCTTCCACTGCAAGGAG CCCATCACCTCCGGTGGGATCACCTACCAGGAGCAGCCCTGGCACAAGGAGTGTTTCGTGTGCAAAACCTGCCGCAAGCCCCTGAGCAACACTCGCTTCACCGCCCATGAGAACGACTACTACTGCACCGCTTGCTACCGGAGCGACGTGGCCAAGAAGTGCCACAGCTGCAAGAACCCCATCACAG CAGGGTTCGGCCGCGGCACCAACGTGGTGAACTACGAGGGCTTCTCCTGGCACGAGAACTGCTTCACCTGCAAGAAATGCTGCCATTCCCTGGCCAACAAGCGCTTCGTCATGACCGGGGAAAACGCCTACTGCCTCCTCTGCGCTAAGGTGTGA
- the fhl1a gene encoding four and a half LIM domains protein 1a isoform X3: MTDRFDCFYCRDNLHGKKYVKKDDKHVCTKCFDKVCANTCAECRRPIGADAKELHHKNRYWHEDCFRCAKCYKPLASEPFCARDDGKIMCGKCSSREDGNRCQGCYKVVMPGDKNVEYKKKLWHEDCFKCFECNQPIRTQSFVAKGDDIFCTTCHEKKSAKNCFHCKEPITSGGITYQEQPWHKECFVCKTCRKPLSNTRFTAHENDYYCTACYRSDVAKKCHSCKNPITAGFGRGTNVVNYEGFSWHENCFTCKKCCHSLANKRFVMTGENAYCLLCAKV, translated from the exons ATGACGGACCGCTTCGACTGCTTCTACTGCCGCGACAACCTGCACGGCAAGAAGTACGTGAAGAAGGACGACAAGCACGTGTGCACCAAGTGCTTCGACAAAGTCTGCGCCAACACCTGCGCTGAGTGCAGGCGACCCATCGGCGCCGATGCCAAG GAGCTGCACCACAAGAACCGCTACTGGCACGAGGACTGCTTCCGCTGCGCCAAGTGCTACAAGCCGCTGGCCAGCGAGCCCTTCTGCGCCCGCGACGACGGCAAGATCATGTGCGGCAAGTGCAGCTCCCGCGAGGACGGCAACCGCTGCCAGGGCTGCTACAAGGTGGTCATGCCAG GCGACAAGAACGTGGAGTACAAGAAGAAGCTGTGGCACGAGGATTGCTTCAAATGCTTCGAGTGTAACCAGCCAATCCGCACGCAGAGCTTCGTGGCCAAAGGTGACGACATCTTCTGCACCACCTGCCATGAAAAGAAGTCTGCCAAGAACTGCTTCCACTGCAAGGAG CCCATCACCTCCGGTGGGATCACCTACCAGGAGCAGCCCTGGCACAAGGAGTGTTTCGTGTGCAAAACCTGCCGCAAGCCCCTGAGCAACACTCGCTTCACCGCCCATGAGAACGACTACTACTGCACCGCTTGCTACCGGAGCGACGTGGCCAAGAAGTGCCACAGCTGCAAGAACCCCATCACAG CAGGGTTCGGCCGCGGCACCAACGTGGTGAACTACGAGGGCTTCTCCTGGCACGAGAACTGCTTCACCTGCAAGAAATGCTGCCATTCCCTGGCCAACAAGCGCTTCGTCATGACCGGGGAAAACGCCTACTGCCTCCTCTGCGCTAAGGTGTGA